One Sporomusaceae bacterium FL31 DNA window includes the following coding sequences:
- the recD2 gene encoding ATP-dependent RecD-like DNA helicase, translated as MEQLAGIVENIVFQNDDGSFAVFKIKPNEDRSAVTVVGSMPAPLIGEQLELTGVWVEHSKFGQQFKATTCKRVAPTSVKGIERFLASGAIKGIGPAMAARLVKHFGIQTLEIIEYKSHRLVEVEGIGSKKAEVIHQAYIEQSEIRELMLFLEMNGVSGGYAGKIFAQYGSFAVSVLQENPYRLAEEVSGIGFRTADQIAMSMGLERIHPDRIAAGVNFALLQISQAGHCCVPEETLVEQTAKLLLTERNEVANRLKLLLKEERLCVEDYHGMTLIYPRHLYHAEKNTAQRLLRLKDKAKPVRDHDFDTIVTQWESSAKLVLAASQREAVVSALAHGVLVLTGGPGTGKTTVIKGMLAVLEAQGFQIMLGAPTGRAAKRLSEATGREASTIHRLLESTGGSEGAPRFIRNEDEPLDADVMIIDEVSMMDIGLMYYFLRAVPDGCRVILVGDVDQLPAVGPGSVLKDILRSETIPMVRLTEVFRQAGESMIVQNAHRINRGILPDYSSSPDFQFIELNSSQAVAEAIVSTCCDKLAEEGFDVWRDVQVLSPMHRQDCGVENLNKLLQQALNPEEDGQITLNGPHQHFRLNDKVMQMRNNYHKNVFNGDIGFILELDHNKLKVGYPDNHVWYEKNELDELQLAYAMSVHKSQGSEYSVVVMPLIPGHHVMLQRNLLYTAVTRAKERVVLLGTKSALNTAIANDRTKKRYSLLAERLRGESLSD; from the coding sequence GTGGAACAGTTAGCAGGAATTGTTGAAAACATAGTTTTTCAAAATGATGACGGCAGTTTTGCTGTGTTTAAAATAAAACCGAATGAAGATCGGAGTGCGGTCACTGTGGTAGGCAGTATGCCTGCACCCCTTATTGGTGAACAGCTGGAATTAACCGGTGTATGGGTGGAACATAGCAAGTTTGGGCAGCAGTTTAAAGCAACGACTTGTAAGCGGGTCGCACCCACCAGCGTTAAAGGAATTGAACGTTTTCTAGCTTCTGGTGCCATCAAAGGAATTGGTCCGGCCATGGCTGCCCGGCTGGTTAAACACTTTGGTATTCAAACCCTGGAAATTATTGAATATAAATCTCATCGATTAGTTGAAGTAGAGGGGATCGGCAGCAAAAAAGCCGAGGTTATTCACCAGGCTTATATTGAACAATCAGAAATTAGGGAACTGATGCTGTTTTTAGAAATGAACGGCGTATCAGGGGGATATGCGGGTAAAATTTTTGCCCAATATGGTTCATTCGCTGTTTCGGTTTTGCAGGAAAATCCTTATCGATTGGCTGAAGAGGTCAGTGGTATTGGCTTTCGTACTGCCGATCAGATTGCGATGTCGATGGGGCTGGAGCGAATACACCCGGATCGGATTGCAGCTGGCGTGAACTTTGCTTTACTGCAGATTTCCCAGGCCGGCCATTGCTGTGTCCCGGAAGAAACACTGGTAGAGCAGACCGCTAAATTATTGCTAACCGAGCGGAATGAAGTTGCCAACCGCTTGAAATTACTGTTAAAGGAAGAACGCCTGTGTGTGGAAGATTATCATGGTATGACTCTGATTTATCCACGTCATCTCTATCATGCTGAGAAAAACACGGCACAGCGTCTATTACGGCTTAAAGATAAGGCTAAACCTGTCCGCGATCATGATTTTGATACCATCGTTACCCAATGGGAAAGCTCGGCTAAGCTGGTGTTAGCAGCAAGTCAACGGGAAGCCGTTGTCTCGGCATTAGCCCATGGGGTGCTGGTATTGACTGGTGGTCCTGGGACCGGTAAGACCACCGTTATTAAAGGGATGTTGGCTGTGTTGGAAGCACAGGGTTTCCAGATTATGCTGGGAGCGCCTACTGGACGTGCTGCGAAACGGCTCAGTGAAGCAACTGGCCGTGAAGCATCGACTATTCACCGCTTGCTCGAATCAACAGGGGGATCGGAAGGGGCACCCAGGTTTATTCGCAATGAAGACGAGCCGCTTGATGCCGATGTCATGATCATTGATGAAGTTTCTATGATGGACATAGGACTGATGTATTATTTTCTGCGTGCCGTACCAGATGGCTGCCGGGTTATCTTAGTCGGTGATGTGGACCAGTTGCCGGCAGTGGGCCCAGGCTCAGTGCTGAAAGACATTTTACGCTCAGAGACTATACCGATGGTGCGGCTTACTGAAGTGTTCCGTCAGGCTGGCGAAAGTATGATTGTGCAAAATGCTCACCGTATTAACCGCGGCATATTGCCTGATTACAGCAGCAGCCCGGATTTTCAGTTTATTGAGCTTAATTCCAGTCAGGCTGTGGCTGAGGCTATTGTAAGTACTTGCTGTGATAAGCTGGCTGAGGAAGGCTTTGATGTCTGGCGTGATGTTCAGGTATTATCACCGATGCATCGGCAGGATTGCGGCGTTGAGAACCTCAACAAGCTGTTGCAGCAAGCACTCAACCCTGAGGAAGACGGGCAAATAACACTCAATGGGCCTCATCAACATTTTCGTCTTAATGATAAGGTCATGCAAATGCGGAATAATTATCATAAAAACGTGTTTAACGGCGATATTGGCTTTATCCTCGAGTTGGATCACAATAAGCTCAAAGTAGGGTATCCGGATAACCATGTATGGTATGAAAAAAACGAATTGGATGAACTGCAGCTGGCTTATGCGATGAGTGTGCATAAAAGTCAGGGCAGTGAATATTCTGTGGTCGTTATGCCGTTAATTCCTGGCCATCATGTCATGCTGCAGCGCAACTTATTATACACTGCAGTTACCAGAGCCAAGGAGCGGGTGGTTTTACTTGGGACAAAAAGTGCGCTCAATACGGCGATTGCGAATGATCGTACCAAAAAACGTTATTCACTGCTGGCAGAGCGATTGCGCGGTGAAAGCTTAAGCGATTAG
- a CDS encoding Maritimacin, whose protein sequence is MDFLDRNAAPLTEAEWGRIDDAVISTARRTLVARRVIDVLGPLGSGVYSIPYSVFSGKSPTGIDMVGENEDFVVEASRRATINLPILYKDFKIMWRDVEADRHLGLPIDVSTAAVAGNFVAVQEDNLIFNGNTELGHDGLFTVKDRQTVAISDWNETGAALADVVKAVGALSQAGHYGPYAMVVSPILFGRMVRVFGNTGMLELDQVKALISGGVHYSNVISGSKAVVIATGSQNLNLALGQDMVTAYMGPTNMNHVFRVLETVALLVRRPDAICTIE, encoded by the coding sequence GTGGATTTCTTGGATCGCAACGCTGCACCTTTGACGGAAGCCGAATGGGGCCGTATTGATGATGCAGTGATTAGTACTGCACGCCGTACACTGGTTGCAAGACGCGTCATTGATGTACTTGGACCGCTTGGCTCAGGCGTGTACAGCATTCCATATTCCGTATTCAGCGGCAAATCGCCGACTGGTATTGATATGGTTGGCGAAAACGAAGATTTCGTTGTTGAAGCTAGCCGCCGGGCAACCATCAATTTGCCTATTCTTTATAAAGATTTTAAAATTATGTGGCGTGATGTTGAAGCAGACCGTCATCTTGGATTGCCAATTGATGTCAGCACTGCTGCTGTAGCTGGTAACTTTGTTGCTGTACAGGAAGATAATCTGATCTTCAATGGTAATACAGAATTAGGTCATGATGGTCTATTCACTGTTAAGGATCGTCAGACAGTGGCTATCAGTGACTGGAATGAAACGGGTGCTGCTTTGGCTGATGTGGTAAAAGCGGTTGGTGCGTTAAGCCAAGCTGGTCATTATGGTCCATATGCTATGGTAGTAAGCCCAATTTTATTTGGCCGCATGGTGCGTGTATTTGGCAACACTGGCATGTTAGAGCTGGATCAGGTCAAAGCACTGATCTCCGGTGGCGTACATTATTCTAATGTCATCAGTGGTTCTAAAGCTGTTGTCATTGCAACCGGCTCGCAGAATCTCAATCTTGCATTAGGCCAGGATATGGTTACTGCTTACATGGGACCAACGAATATGAATCATGTATTCCGCGTACTTGAAACAGTAGCTCTGCTGGTACGCAGACCGGATGCCATCTGTACAATCGAATAA
- the yvyF gene encoding hypothetical protein: MGLGNCPECGKLYIENTSGLCPSCYEVEEYEELKIVEYLREKGKASIEEICNATGVREKTILRMMKRGRFKGDYEITHPCETCGVQISEGRLCPACNKNILDQVKISEAKRQEKEEERSGVRLYSRDIYKK; the protein is encoded by the coding sequence ATGGGACTTGGAAATTGTCCGGAATGCGGCAAATTATATATTGAAAATACCAGTGGCTTGTGTCCGTCCTGTTATGAAGTTGAAGAATATGAAGAACTGAAAATTGTTGAATATTTGCGGGAAAAAGGTAAAGCGTCCATCGAGGAGATTTGCAATGCCACCGGGGTAAGGGAAAAAACCATCTTACGGATGATGAAACGAGGCCGGTTTAAAGGTGATTATGAAATTACCCACCCCTGTGAAACCTGTGGCGTCCAAATTAGTGAAGGCCGTCTGTGCCCTGCATGCAATAAGAATATCTTGGATCAGGTCAAGATCAGTGAAGCCAAACGCCAGGAAAAAGAAGAAGAAAGATCGGGTGTCCGTTTGTATTCCAGGGATATTTATAAAAAATAA
- the ydiF gene encoding putative ABC transporter ATP-binding protein YdiF yields the protein MGILKIEGLGKAFGIDTLFSGVSFEVRRGDKVGLIGANGTGKTTLMRCLMGLEQADAGHISLPPGENIGYVEQEAALGDGRLYEELSAAFQDVQDWQLEMNGLEQAIAAEQDQNKLDGLMKQYSTIVEHFERAGGYDYESTIRRVAFGLGFTADDLERSVNAFSGGQKTRICLAKALIRQPDFLFLDEPTNHLDIEMVEWLEEFLVSYPGGVLIISHDRFFLDKVAGRIIELENGSITAYSGNYTAFVELKAERMAALSSAFEKQQTHIAKTEEYIRRYKAGIKSKQARGREKQLQRLERIVLPPESARFNFFAFNPPGECAERVAELEEVSAAYGSRTVFEKLSLLIRKGDGVALVGPNGAGKTTLLKLLTGDLTPTGGKIKLGSRVKIGYFSQQHEGLNSDNRLLDEIMLDYGLSEERARHYLGAFLFSGDDVFKIIKDLSGGEKSRLAFLKLMLTGANFLVLDEPTNHLDIPAKEAVEEAIMAFPGTFITVSHDRYFLDKVANCIVELTEGRLAEYGGNYSYFRERKLNEQKAAQVIEKPAEKEVEPTKKGKPRQQRPQDKEKLAQKLEGDIAMLEAELKAVELQLNNPASHADPTASQALADEYSRLQAELSSKYEEWLEVQ from the coding sequence ATGGGGATTTTGAAAATAGAAGGCCTGGGCAAGGCTTTTGGGATAGATACGCTGTTTTCTGGAGTTAGTTTTGAGGTGCGGCGTGGCGATAAGGTTGGACTGATTGGCGCGAATGGGACAGGCAAGACTACGCTCATGCGTTGTCTGATGGGACTGGAGCAGGCTGATGCAGGCCATATCAGTTTGCCGCCAGGTGAAAATATTGGGTATGTGGAACAGGAAGCTGCTTTAGGAGATGGCCGGCTATATGAAGAATTGTCTGCCGCTTTCCAGGATGTGCAAGATTGGCAGCTTGAGATGAATGGACTGGAACAGGCCATTGCTGCTGAACAGGATCAAAATAAGCTGGATGGCCTGATGAAGCAGTATTCGACTATTGTGGAACATTTTGAACGGGCGGGCGGTTATGATTACGAGAGTACTATCCGGAGAGTGGCTTTTGGTCTGGGGTTTACGGCTGATGACCTGGAGCGAAGTGTCAATGCTTTTTCAGGGGGACAAAAGACACGGATCTGTCTGGCTAAAGCACTTATTCGTCAGCCTGACTTTTTATTTTTAGATGAGCCGACCAATCATTTAGATATTGAAATGGTGGAGTGGCTGGAAGAATTCTTAGTGAGTTATCCGGGCGGCGTCTTGATTATTTCGCATGACCGCTTTTTCCTCGATAAAGTGGCCGGACGGATTATTGAACTGGAGAATGGCTCAATAACGGCTTACAGCGGTAATTATACCGCTTTTGTAGAATTAAAGGCTGAGCGGATGGCTGCTTTGAGCAGTGCCTTTGAGAAGCAGCAAACTCATATTGCTAAAACCGAAGAATATATCAGGCGCTATAAAGCTGGGATTAAGTCCAAGCAGGCCCGGGGGCGGGAGAAACAGTTGCAGCGGTTGGAAAGAATTGTATTGCCGCCGGAAAGCGCCAGATTTAATTTTTTTGCTTTTAATCCGCCCGGTGAATGCGCGGAAAGAGTGGCAGAATTAGAGGAAGTTTCAGCTGCTTATGGTTCCCGTACGGTATTCGAAAAATTATCACTGCTCATTCGCAAGGGGGATGGTGTTGCTCTGGTAGGGCCAAACGGTGCTGGAAAAACGACCTTGCTCAAACTGCTTACTGGTGATTTAACGCCAACTGGCGGAAAGATCAAACTTGGCAGTCGGGTCAAAATCGGATACTTCTCGCAGCAGCATGAAGGTCTTAATTCGGATAATCGGCTGTTGGATGAAATTATGCTGGATTATGGTTTAAGCGAAGAGCGGGCCAGGCATTATCTGGGTGCCTTTCTTTTTAGCGGCGATGATGTGTTTAAGATTATCAAAGATTTAAGCGGCGGCGAGAAATCCCGCCTGGCTTTCCTGAAACTTATGCTGACTGGCGCTAACTTTTTAGTACTGGATGAGCCAACAAACCACCTGGATATTCCGGCAAAAGAAGCGGTGGAGGAAGCCATTATGGCGTTCCCGGGTACTTTTATTACCGTATCGCATGACCGTTACTTTTTAGATAAGGTGGCTAATTGTATCGTAGAGCTGACCGAAGGCAGGCTGGCTGAATATGGCGGTAATTACAGTTATTTCCGTGAGCGAAAACTAAATGAGCAAAAAGCGGCTCAAGTCATTGAAAAGCCAGCTGAGAAAGAAGTAGAGCCGACAAAAAAAGGCAAGCCCCGCCAGCAGCGTCCTCAAGACAAGGAAAAGCTTGCTCAGAAGCTGGAGGGTGATATTGCCATGCTGGAGGCTGAACTAAAAGCTGTGGAACTCCAGCTTAATAACCCAGCAAGCCATGCCGATCCTACAGCCAGTCAAGCATTGGCTGACGAATATTCCCGCTTGCAAGCCGAGCTCAGCAGCAAATATGAGGAATGGCTGGAAGTCCAGTAG
- a CDS encoding phosphoribosyltransferase, producing the protein MKVLWTAFLDFLYPPKCPVCRKSIAGHGEWCLPCLSKVLAVRAIHPAAHRLRYLDSCQVLCDYRGGAKKLIQAIKFHGDLKYLVHLHWLLHRYSNLEKLAQVDAVIPIPLHRDRLKERGYNQTEKIFQEWAAAKKLMWINDVLIRSRPTQPLWDLPVIERRRNIKDAFQIMRPQAVAGKVILLVDDIFTSGTTMNECAKTLKRAGAVSVHGLAIASGAD; encoded by the coding sequence TTGAAGGTCTTGTGGACAGCTTTCCTGGATTTTCTTTATCCGCCCAAATGTCCGGTCTGTCGGAAAAGTATTGCCGGGCATGGCGAGTGGTGCTTACCCTGCCTGTCAAAGGTCTTGGCAGTCCGTGCCATTCATCCCGCAGCGCACAGGCTGCGCTATCTGGACTCCTGCCAGGTACTTTGTGACTATCGCGGTGGTGCTAAAAAGCTCATTCAGGCCATTAAGTTTCACGGAGATTTAAAATATCTTGTACATCTGCACTGGCTGTTACACCGCTATAGCAACCTTGAAAAACTTGCTCAAGTTGATGCGGTTATCCCAATTCCCTTACATCGTGATCGCCTGAAGGAACGGGGCTATAATCAAACCGAGAAGATTTTTCAGGAATGGGCAGCTGCTAAAAAACTTATGTGGATTAATGACGTTCTTATTCGTTCGCGGCCTACTCAGCCGCTCTGGGATTTACCGGTAATAGAACGCCGCCGCAATATAAAAGACGCATTTCAAATTATGCGTCCACAAGCTGTTGCTGGTAAAGTCATTCTGTTGGTTGACGATATTTTCACGAGCGGAACTACCATGAATGAATGTGCTAAAACACTTAAGCGCGCAGGGGCCGTTAGTGTTCATGGGCTAGCAATCGCCAGTGGAGCGGATTAA
- a CDS encoding TSCPD domain-containing protein: MSHYDTNGVCSKGINFEVENGIVKSVSFDRGCPGNLEAISKLVEGMPVDEVIKRLKGITCSGKPTSCPDQLARALEELNK, from the coding sequence ATGAGTCATTACGATACAAACGGAGTCTGTTCCAAAGGAATTAACTTTGAGGTAGAAAACGGCATTGTCAAGAGCGTTAGCTTTGACCGCGGCTGTCCAGGAAACCTCGAAGCCATCAGCAAGCTTGTTGAAGGCATGCCTGTCGACGAAGTCATCAAACGCCTTAAAGGTATTACCTGCAGCGGCAAACCAACGTCCTGTCCAGATCAATTAGCCAGAGCACTGGAAGAACTGAATAAATAA
- the flgK_1 gene encoding flagellar hook-associated protein 1: MRSTFAGLNTVVRGLYAQQVSLDTVGHNISNAGTDGYSRQMVNLATTNPQTIFGGYASYEVGTGVNVSSITRARDIFVDKQYWKESSSLGYGQTMEEMLGKIEGAFSEPTATGIQTVLNKFWTAWQTLSVNASDSGARTAVRERGVELVDAIQHSTQQLKDMVSDMNSVLDINVNTINQITSEVFSLNRQIVNIETGGLNHANDLRDRRDLLMDQLTALTSANITEDKYGNYSVQVNGVVLVDGNGVTKLTTTKSMDPDYGYELKNIVIAGTNQPITFSNGQIKGLLDSRDSTENGVKGYLNKLSTMSQFLLQEFNQVHRSGYGTDNSTGINFFGDSGTNPDYTDPATTIGFTNGDWISALKVNQDLFNTANGLAKIAAKTATNSIAVVQSNTTGGAATVTTTGSYTGGTSATSVNVRISVDGSQNVSGIEYSTDGGTTWSTAITSAGPYPADYSLTIKGLTVNMQIATEALNADGDTYTFSLSQGNNASGDNAILLSNRLKIDTSLNLGGSSLDTYYSSMIGALGIQKQNAARLTDNQETLVNQIRNWRESTKGVNMDEEMTNMIRFQQGYNAAARILTTMDEMLDKLINGTGTVGR; this comes from the coding sequence ATGAGATCGACATTTGCTGGTTTAAATACAGTAGTACGTGGTTTATATGCGCAACAGGTTTCACTAGATACTGTGGGTCACAATATATCAAATGCGGGCACTGATGGTTATTCCCGGCAAATGGTCAATTTGGCCACAACGAACCCTCAGACAATCTTTGGCGGTTATGCCAGTTACGAAGTGGGTACAGGGGTCAATGTGTCTTCTATCACAAGGGCACGCGATATCTTTGTTGATAAGCAATACTGGAAAGAATCGTCATCTTTGGGGTATGGACAAACCATGGAGGAAATGCTCGGTAAGATTGAAGGCGCTTTTAGCGAGCCAACAGCAACCGGTATTCAAACAGTATTAAACAAATTTTGGACTGCATGGCAGACTCTTTCAGTCAATGCATCTGATAGTGGTGCTCGCACAGCGGTTCGTGAACGTGGTGTGGAATTAGTTGATGCGATTCAGCACTCAACACAACAGCTAAAAGATATGGTCTCAGACATGAATTCAGTGCTAGATATTAATGTAAACACTATCAACCAGATCACCTCTGAGGTTTTTAGTCTTAATCGGCAGATTGTTAACATTGAAACTGGCGGTCTTAATCATGCCAATGATCTGCGTGATCGACGCGACCTTCTGATGGATCAACTCACTGCCTTAACCAGTGCTAACATTACTGAAGACAAGTATGGGAATTACAGCGTTCAAGTCAACGGCGTAGTATTAGTAGATGGCAATGGAGTTACAAAATTAACCACAACCAAATCGATGGATCCAGATTATGGCTATGAACTAAAAAATATTGTCATAGCTGGAACAAATCAGCCGATAACTTTTTCGAATGGCCAAATTAAAGGCTTGCTGGATTCCCGTGATTCCACCGAAAACGGTGTCAAAGGATATCTAAATAAATTATCAACCATGAGTCAGTTTTTATTGCAAGAGTTTAATCAGGTGCATCGAAGTGGCTATGGCACTGATAACAGTACAGGGATAAATTTTTTTGGTGATAGCGGAACTAATCCTGACTACACTGATCCAGCAACGACCATTGGCTTTACAAATGGTGATTGGATTAGTGCACTAAAGGTAAATCAGGATTTATTTAATACTGCGAACGGTTTGGCTAAAATTGCGGCTAAGACTGCGACAAACAGTATTGCTGTCGTCCAAAGCAATACGACTGGCGGTGCAGCAACGGTAACCACGACGGGCAGTTATACGGGCGGGACGTCAGCGACGTCAGTCAATGTGAGGATTTCTGTTGATGGCTCTCAAAATGTCAGTGGTATTGAGTATTCAACAGATGGAGGTACTACCTGGAGTACGGCTATTACCAGTGCTGGTCCTTACCCAGCCGATTATTCCTTGACAATTAAAGGTTTAACTGTCAATATGCAAATTGCGACCGAGGCGTTAAATGCTGATGGGGACACTTATACCTTTTCGCTTTCACAAGGTAATAACGCGAGTGGTGACAATGCAATATTACTGAGTAATCGCTTGAAAATTGATACCAGTCTTAATCTGGGAGGATCTTCTCTGGATACTTATTATTCCTCCATGATTGGAGCTTTAGGAATCCAAAAACAAAATGCAGCCCGCCTAACTGATAATCAGGAGACTTTGGTTAATCAAATTAGGAATTGGCGTGAATCGACTAAAGGTGTCAATATGGATGAAGAGATGACTAACATGATTCGCTTTCAGCAAGGCTATAATGCGGCGGCAAGAATTCTAACAACCATGGACGAGATGCTTGATAAATTAATTAATGGCACCGGCACAGTGGGGAGGTAG
- the fliA gene encoding RNA polymerase sigma factor FliA, translating to MEFNQLVMLAQTGNAEAFEQICQQYAGLVKRQAYQVHLRPIQEEALAEGWLALSQAVVNYDPALGVQFAGYAESKVKFALWNLFKRERRRWQHEMPLEAGSDADSGSILDFLPDQADIASQVETRLLANQAFTLLTKLPERQRQAVLMTVIQGKGLSETAVVLQVSPQAVYNLRQRGLARLKQLWDGMYESERG from the coding sequence ATGGAATTTAATCAGTTAGTGATGCTTGCTCAGACTGGCAATGCTGAAGCTTTTGAGCAAATTTGTCAACAATATGCTGGTTTAGTAAAAAGGCAGGCCTATCAGGTACATTTACGGCCCATTCAGGAAGAAGCACTTGCCGAAGGCTGGCTGGCTTTGAGTCAGGCTGTGGTCAATTATGATCCGGCTTTGGGAGTGCAGTTTGCCGGATATGCTGAGAGTAAAGTCAAGTTTGCGCTCTGGAATCTGTTTAAGCGTGAACGTCGGCGCTGGCAGCACGAAATGCCGTTGGAAGCTGGCAGTGATGCTGATAGTGGTTCAATACTGGATTTTTTGCCTGATCAAGCTGATATTGCCAGTCAAGTGGAGACCCGTTTATTAGCCAATCAGGCTTTTACTTTGCTGACCAAACTTCCCGAGCGCCAACGACAGGCAGTGTTGATGACAGTTATTCAGGGAAAGGGACTTAGTGAAACAGCGGTTGTTTTGCAGGTGTCACCGCAAGCTGTCTATAATCTTAGGCAGCGTGGATTGGCCCGTTTAAAACAACTCTGGGATGGAATGTATGAAAGCGAGAGGGGGTGA
- a CDS encoding HD family phosphohydrolase — protein sequence MSMLTLMQDPETYAGGTEEMNEIIANLLQLIQLKSAKLYLHSQQVANYAVSTAAKMRLPREEIERIRVAALLHDLGHVTVPNAILAKLPYLSTREMSTFKNHCNAGSYMLENMASCQELIPYIRYHHERWDGTGYPKRLKGVNIPLGARIIAVVNHYDRFINPCTQNWEKTKGEAVRELFSLSGTAFDPDVVRAFIEALG from the coding sequence GTGTCTATGCTCACACTTATGCAAGATCCAGAAACTTATGCTGGCGGAACGGAAGAAATGAACGAGATAATCGCTAACTTATTGCAGCTGATCCAACTTAAAAGCGCAAAACTTTATTTACATAGCCAGCAAGTCGCAAATTACGCTGTTAGTACAGCAGCAAAAATGCGCTTGCCTCGCGAAGAAATAGAGCGCATTCGGGTTGCCGCACTGTTACATGATTTAGGTCATGTGACTGTTCCCAATGCAATTTTAGCAAAATTACCTTATTTATCCACCCGCGAAATGAGTACCTTTAAAAATCATTGCAATGCTGGCAGTTATATGTTGGAAAACATGGCCTCTTGCCAGGAACTCATTCCCTATATTCGTTATCATCATGAACGCTGGGATGGTACAGGCTATCCAAAACGGCTCAAGGGTGTTAATATCCCGCTGGGTGCCAGAATCATTGCTGTGGTCAATCATTATGATCGTTTTATCAATCCCTGTACGCAAAATTGGGAAAAAACCAAAGGCGAAGCAGTCAGGGAGTTATTTAGTTTGTCCGGAACAGCTTTTGATCCTGATGTAGTAAGAGCATTCATTGAGGCATTAGGATAA
- the yviE gene encoding hypothetical protein produces MIKLNMEQQPAKLALSITDPELNIKTTPPQIQLSTEPAIVEIRRTEGKMEIDQYPCRYSIGFKNNFDLAFDAAQEGKRIVLETVGRIAAEGDRIGRIESGENAIANIATEANFPEAPDITWAYVDSPNIHYEPGKLEFNPIDAKLNLELRRGTVDLDLQRGKVTGQMAQYQNIRFWTTNTDLDIRV; encoded by the coding sequence ATGATTAAACTCAATATGGAACAGCAGCCTGCCAAGTTGGCATTATCGATTACGGACCCAGAGTTAAATATCAAAACTACTCCGCCTCAAATTCAACTTTCAACTGAACCAGCGATTGTTGAGATTCGCCGTACTGAAGGTAAGATGGAGATTGATCAATATCCTTGTCGTTACTCAATAGGATTTAAGAATAACTTTGACTTAGCCTTTGATGCTGCCCAGGAAGGCAAGCGTATTGTTCTTGAAACAGTTGGCCGTATTGCAGCTGAAGGCGATCGAATCGGTCGCATTGAAAGCGGGGAAAATGCCATTGCTAACATCGCAACTGAAGCGAATTTTCCGGAAGCACCTGATATCACATGGGCATACGTTGATTCTCCCAACATTCATTACGAACCGGGTAAATTGGAGTTCAACCCGATTGATGCGAAGTTAAATCTCGAGTTAAGGCGTGGTACTGTGGATTTGGACTTGCAGCGTGGCAAGGTAACCGGACAGATGGCGCAATACCAGAATATCCGCTTTTGGACGACAAACACGGATCTAGACATACGGGTATAG
- the flgL_1 gene encoding flagellar hook-associated protein FlgL translates to MRITNNTITYNFLTSLNKSLERQNAIQEQLSDGKILHRPSDNPVKTIRSLRFNTNLAQNEQFTQNLKDAKSWMDTTDGAMSDLSSIMTNIKELVVQASTGSNPQDAIQTIGKSVDNLINQIVTIGNTKLGDRYVFAGQNDKTQPFTRNGDIITYFGDSSKISMPIQPGVATPTQDSVNLSGVEVFGANGNEVLNHLLEIKQHLDSGTTEDQVWLSNTGLGYLDADHASILQSHTELGTRMSAYDMALNMMEGQNVVITGDVAANEDLDIPKAIIDFKTSESIYKTALSVGARIMPPSLVDFLR, encoded by the coding sequence ATGCGGATAACAAACAATACAATTACTTATAACTTTTTAACCAGTTTAAATAAATCCTTAGAGCGCCAGAATGCTATTCAAGAGCAGCTTTCAGATGGGAAAATACTGCATCGTCCCTCAGACAATCCGGTTAAGACCATTCGGAGTTTACGCTTTAATACCAATTTGGCGCAGAATGAACAATTTACCCAAAACCTGAAAGATGCCAAATCATGGATGGACACAACGGATGGAGCTATGTCGGATCTGAGTTCCATCATGACAAATATCAAGGAATTAGTGGTACAAGCCAGTACAGGATCAAATCCACAGGATGCCATTCAGACAATTGGTAAATCAGTGGACAATTTGATTAACCAGATTGTCACTATTGGCAATACCAAACTCGGGGATCGGTATGTATTTGCAGGACAAAATGACAAAACCCAGCCTTTTACTAGAAATGGCGATATAATTACCTATTTTGGTGATAGTTCTAAAATATCCATGCCAATCCAACCAGGTGTTGCTACTCCTACTCAGGATAGTGTGAATTTAAGTGGTGTCGAAGTATTTGGTGCAAATGGAAATGAAGTCTTAAATCATCTGTTAGAAATTAAGCAGCATCTAGATTCAGGGACAACCGAAGACCAGGTTTGGTTATCCAACACTGGCTTAGGATATCTCGATGCAGATCACGCCAGTATTCTGCAAAGCCACACCGAGTTAGGGACGAGAATGTCGGCATATGACATGGCCTTAAATATGATGGAAGGTCAAAATGTCGTCATCACTGGTGATGTCGCAGCCAATGAAGATTTGGATATTCCTAAGGCGATCATTGATTTTAAAACAAGTGAGAGTATTTATAAAACAGCACTGTCTGTCGGCGCACGCATTATGCCTCCATCACTAGTGGACTTTTTACGGTAA